The following DNA comes from Solanum stenotomum isolate F172 chromosome 11, ASM1918654v1, whole genome shotgun sequence.
atattttgatcttttctcatgtttagctatctaaaatcattcctaaacatcatgagatctttcctatcacaaatcctaatccttgaatccataattcaattcaaggaaagttaagagtcaagtcaagaagtcaagagttaagtcaagagaagttcttaaagttttcaaaagtctttcacacacattttaactttattttaagacttaaagttcaagttaagtaaagagcaaagatttgaagttcatttcttcaaagaagtatatgggaactaagtattcccaagaagtttaaaaatgttttcacattttgagaaagaaaggaaacatcgattacaagagagcttttaagctaagtttttgagtaattatctcaaaccaaagaaagagttttgtttttacaaacatatgagctaaaatatatttttgaagtagtattgagcaccgatatggggacgagtttgagttcaaataactcacgtctccataaaccatgtagccatcatgggtagtaaaagatcatactttttagatggcTCCTTAAGATGTTTTTAGCATATGCTAGTGGATAcactaagttaagtagttctatatgacggcaaagtatatgacagttctagcagcgtgggcaagacgttgtatcaccacttaggctcatagtggtggttggcagttagagaatctcccatagaaactatattactttctTATATGagtaaaattgagtttgttattgcattttctttaacgaactaagttgttttcaactattttataagctttatatatattgcatgtgctttattgctttatatttgagttaagttattcagaaGTTGGGAAGAGCCAATGTAAGTGTttcttcagattcctttcaagcctatatccttttttagcattccaactcgcatactcgtacatttaatgtactgatgccagttggtctgcatcttattatgatgtagacgcaggtaaccaggatcagcatccagcccctcgttgatctagttgagcactcaaagtctgttggtgagcctccttgcatttcggaggagtACTATTTTTTACTTCGCTTTTagtatttcattgttaggatgatcgggggtcttgtcctaacatccctctttgttttagaggcttcatagacagtcaaacatttagtagttcagttgtctttacattttcATCTTATATGCTAAGACTTGAGTTACCATTTTGACCAAGTTGAGtgttgacttttaaacattttaagttattttgttAAACCATTGAGtaagtgcatttgatcattgtaataatgcttagagttttccgttgagtaagtaagtaagggttcgcttgggaccatcaatggttctcgagtgccagccacgtccagggtgtaggctcggggagtgacataaaaagaaacaaaaaagaattaaagatcaaattttaaataatgtttAATGCGATGCTGATGTGGCAATGACGTGGCGCTGATGTGGCAATGATGTGGCGCTGATGTATCATGACATGGAGCGTGTGAAATGCACTTGCCATTGTGAGACTGGTAGTATAATATTAGGGTGTATTTTAATTCACTTGAAAAGAGATTAGGGGGGTAAATAATTACCCGTAAAGTTAAagtgctaaagtaagttttgCAGCCAAGTTCAGGAgggattttatgtattttctcttaaatTAAATTGAATGGTACAACAGATGCATGTAATCTCTTTAGTTAGGAATATGAATAACTAActtcataaaatttatatatattgtaatcTATTATCATTTCTTTACTTATTTTTATCCTCTCTATGTAGTTCTcgatattttttgtatttgttttctttaatatatatctttttcttgatttgtttttgctaattattaattcttatttatttttcttctgttTCAGGTTTTTACCTTCCGATTTTGAATTCTTCACTTCTCATTCACATCATCAGATAAGCAATAGGTACGATGTTCGTTTCACAAAAATATAATGTAATCTGTAGGAAAGTTGTGATATGTATGACATTTTTTAGAAGGATAAATGATATAGACTTtagattcataaaaaaatattatttctttgaGTGGATACTTTTTTGAAGATGTACactcaatatttttaaataagatattttaaatatttcaaccATTTATATCAAGTTTCTTATTCGTGAGTATAGATCGATTATATTATATTCCGTAATATgattatatttaactaatttaattaatatttaccTGTCAAATTTACATATGAAAGGACTCATAATCTTgaatcaaacaaagaaaattgtaCGTGCTATTGGATTTTTATATATCGATTAAATTTTCTAATGACACTAATTATTAACTATCTCTATCACAAATAAACACTATTTTAAGTGTATCCCTTGAAATTGACAATGATACATTATCCACCTTacataaacatatatatgttgatTAGTATTTGTACAACATGAAATACGACTTTTATTCGACAACAACTTCTTGATATGCTTGTGTCAATAAAAAGGAGATTACAGTTTCTTACACAAGATACAAACTTTAAGATGTGTGAAACACTTGCAAACATAATCAACGTTACTTATGTCACATATAAACTATTTGttgttgaaatatttaaaaaataataataagggaAATGTTGTACCAAGTATAAGATATATTTAgaactatataagaaaaatatcacATATATCAATTCAATTGATTGTGCATAACTAGAAATacttatactccctctgtcccaatttatatgacttactttcctttttagtctgtccaaaaaagaatgatacatttctatattaagtaacaatttaacaataaaatgtttattttaccttaatgaaatgatttatagccatacaaatttctatcattcattttgaacctcaagttttaaaagtcttcctttcattcttaaactctgtgccgagtcaaactacctcacataaaatgagatggagggagtagttctctttcaaaatttaGTTAATATTAATTACTTGCAAATTTTAGTAGCAtctatatcatttaattttttgtactaATTAACACAAGACACACGTGCCTAGAGACtagtaaataaataacaatgagTCATGAGCTTGAAATTCTAAACTTGTTGAATTCAATTCAATTACATCAGCGGTATTAAAAACAAGTTCTCATGGTGTTGGCAAGTCATAGCGGCAAATAGGGCAATAATGGCTCGTGTCCAACCAGGTTATAATACAATCTCCATGAAACATATGAGAGCAAGGCATACAAACGATCTTTCCACCCTCCTTCTTGGGCACAAGTTGTTCAAGACAGATGACACAATCAATAACCTTCAAACCTTGATCATCATCAATCTCCATTCTCTCAGGCAACGCCATTATTGATGTCTTACTAGCAGGTACCATACCCCCACTCAATCGCCACGGTACTCTCCCATCCAAAACATATTCCAATTTCAAAGTCATATCAACAAAAATCTGACAATTAGTACCACGACCCTTTTTCAATCCATCTCCaataattttatccatataaaATATCATTCGTTTGATGAGATAGTCATCACAAACCTCATAATAGTCACCCCAATCGGTGAGATGTTCTTTAAGAATACTGAAAAACACGTCGTGTGACGTGTATTGAGAAGGGCATAGTTTGAGTTCAAATGATCttgtctcaaattcatgaaattcaTCCAAATATATGAGTTTTGAAGGTTGATTTACAGGTGATTTACGCCAAGCGTCTTGTTGAGC
Coding sequences within:
- the LOC125846097 gene encoding uncharacterized protein LOC125846097, with protein sequence MELGFGLERLILAEEAALAYDQAALSMCGPSTCFNFQVEIVQESYEDSKGLRNSISISMVNFGERRHHFATKTAFFFRPELRWYNYNNSNGGNIRSGLPNIVLQYNLFAQQDAWRKSPVNQPSKLIYLDEFHEFETRSFELKLCPSQYTSHDVFFSILKEHLTDWGDYYEVCDDYLIKRMIFYMDKIIGDGLKKGRGTNCQIFVDMTLKLEYVLDGRVPWRLSGGMVPASKTSIMALPERMEIDDDQGLKVIDCVICLEQLVPKKEGGKIVCMPCSHMFHGDCIITWLDTSHYCPICRYDLPTP